In a single window of the Pelagibacterium sp. 26DY04 genome:
- a CDS encoding glycosyltransferase family 2 protein: MQTFDDVELAGALAAQPGWSRHVANAALERARKTCVDVIDVLEGVTPNDRELPYREMARLLGLQYFSDVRPFLVPLDARIDVDRFAGIRSARGEVEGREVLFLAPRFEHVKALARRIGDDPSLRDHLGIVSPATLETGVAAANSEVLTANAIQRLAHRYPLASAHLDLPLWVRVGFVSAVAAIVLISLLPGFFLQPFFLGVVSLTLAAPSFFRLWAAFTFGRNSPLVPQKLLGDDQLPIYTVLIPLRNEAHMVPQIAQAMRRLDYPTEKLDIKFIVESASPQTAGAVRAVLGDPRFSLIVVPRHKPYTKPKALNFALPLARGEHVVVFDAEDLPDPGQLRAAASLFAADATLQCLQGELVIANASRNWITRMFASEYAGHFGVLLPAIGRAGFPVPLGGTSNHFRTQTLRDIGAWDAFNVTEDADLGIRMARLGLRVESLATATWEEAPESAGNWIRQRSRWIKGWMQTLIVHSARPRKLLADLGWASLLAFYVFVGGMVLSLTVHGLFLMTTLARLAHEFVVLGAPQAWTVAGLGALLLGYCGAGAISAIGLDRIGRPDLYRTLLGIPLYWLLAWYAVILACGELITKPYHWSKTEHRGLGSTLPAGTAIRAPSGKILPQRTQTSR; encoded by the coding sequence TTGCAGACGTTTGACGATGTCGAACTCGCTGGCGCATTGGCCGCACAGCCGGGCTGGTCCCGGCATGTAGCCAATGCTGCGCTTGAGCGTGCCCGCAAAACCTGCGTCGACGTCATCGACGTGCTAGAGGGCGTCACCCCAAACGATCGAGAGTTGCCCTACCGAGAGATGGCCCGGCTTTTGGGGCTTCAATATTTCAGCGACGTCCGCCCATTTCTTGTCCCGTTGGACGCGCGCATCGACGTTGATCGGTTCGCCGGGATCAGGTCGGCTCGGGGCGAAGTCGAGGGACGCGAGGTGCTTTTCCTTGCCCCGCGCTTCGAGCACGTCAAAGCGCTGGCCCGCCGCATCGGCGACGATCCGAGCCTGCGCGATCACCTTGGCATCGTTTCGCCGGCAACACTCGAAACCGGCGTGGCGGCGGCCAATTCCGAGGTTCTGACCGCCAACGCCATTCAGCGCCTGGCTCACCGATATCCTCTTGCCAGCGCCCATCTCGATCTGCCGCTATGGGTTCGCGTCGGCTTTGTCAGCGCGGTTGCTGCGATTGTTTTGATCTCGTTACTGCCAGGCTTTTTTCTGCAGCCGTTCTTTCTCGGCGTCGTTTCCCTGACGCTGGCGGCCCCTTCCTTTTTCAGGCTTTGGGCTGCATTCACCTTTGGCCGCAACAGTCCGCTCGTTCCGCAAAAACTTTTGGGCGACGATCAATTGCCGATCTATACGGTGCTAATCCCGCTTCGGAACGAAGCGCATATGGTGCCGCAGATCGCCCAGGCCATGCGCCGCTTGGATTATCCCACCGAGAAACTCGACATCAAATTCATCGTCGAAAGCGCCAGCCCGCAAACGGCGGGGGCCGTCCGCGCTGTTCTGGGAGATCCGCGATTTTCCCTCATTGTCGTGCCGAGGCATAAGCCCTACACCAAACCGAAGGCGCTCAACTTCGCCCTGCCTCTGGCGAGGGGTGAACATGTCGTGGTATTCGACGCCGAGGACCTGCCCGACCCTGGCCAGTTGCGGGCAGCCGCGAGCCTTTTTGCCGCCGATGCCACCCTCCAATGCCTGCAGGGAGAACTGGTGATCGCCAACGCATCGCGCAATTGGATCACCCGAATGTTCGCGTCCGAATATGCCGGCCATTTCGGTGTCCTGCTGCCAGCCATCGGGAGAGCTGGCTTTCCGGTGCCACTGGGCGGCACCTCCAATCACTTCCGCACCCAGACCCTGCGCGATATCGGAGCCTGGGACGCATTCAACGTGACCGAGGACGCCGATCTGGGTATCCGTATGGCCCGTTTGGGTTTGCGCGTCGAAAGCCTGGCCACCGCGACCTGGGAGGAAGCGCCCGAGAGTGCGGGAAACTGGATTCGCCAGCGCTCACGATGGATAAAGGGATGGATGCAGACGCTGATCGTCCATTCCGCCCGGCCCCGGAAGCTCTTGGCGGATCTGGGATGGGCCAGCCTCCTCGCCTTCTACGTGTTTGTGGGCGGAATGGTCCTCTCCTTGACGGTACACGGGCTGTTTCTGATGACGACGCTGGCACGGCTGGCGCACGAATTTGTCGTCCTGGGTGCTCCGCAGGCCTGGACAGTGGCGGGACTTGGCGCGCTGCTCTTGGGCTATTGCGGTGCCGGGGCAATCAGCGCAATCGGGCTGGACCGGATCGGGCGGCCGGATCTCTATCGCACGCTCTTGGGCATTCCCCTCTATTGGCTGCTCGCCTGGTATGCGGTGATCCTTGCCTGCGGCGAGTTGATCACAAAACCCTACCATTGGTCCAAAACAGAGCATCGAGGGCTTGGCAGCACGCTGCCCGCAGGTACGGCAATTCGAGCGCCATCAGGCAAGATCCTGCCTCAGCGTACGCAGACATCCCGGTAG
- a CDS encoding transporter substrate-binding domain-containing protein has product MPAFRAAPIVAVFFAFACAAMAQNLPVHVDPGARDDVIDPAPVPALRFLTTADFPPFNYTDASGQLVGFHIDLAEAICARLEARCTVQAWPWDRVQDALAENQGDALIAGLDIGSEAAERFDFSRVYMQLPGRFVTPKAAVAGFDPLAMTGRLAVRTGSAHAELVARTLPEVELEGFDSEFEALAAVEAGNAEAYFGDAARASFWLNENPDCCSFAGEPYFRPDLFGAGLSVAVPAGLDNVRVAINWALMRLQREGRLDEIYLRWFPVSFY; this is encoded by the coding sequence ATGCCAGCATTCCGGGCCGCGCCTATTGTCGCCGTCTTTTTTGCGTTCGCCTGCGCCGCAATGGCTCAAAACCTGCCCGTTCACGTCGATCCGGGAGCTCGCGACGATGTCATCGACCCCGCTCCGGTGCCCGCGTTGCGTTTTCTGACGACAGCGGATTTTCCTCCCTTTAACTATACCGATGCAAGTGGACAGCTTGTGGGTTTCCATATCGATCTGGCCGAGGCGATTTGCGCCCGGCTAGAGGCGCGCTGCACCGTCCAGGCCTGGCCATGGGATCGTGTGCAGGACGCTCTGGCTGAAAACCAGGGTGACGCGTTGATCGCCGGTCTCGACATCGGAAGCGAGGCCGCCGAGCGTTTCGATTTTTCGCGCGTCTATATGCAGCTTCCCGGGCGCTTCGTAACGCCTAAAGCTGCCGTGGCCGGCTTCGATCCCCTGGCCATGACGGGCCGGCTGGCGGTGCGGACGGGGTCTGCCCATGCCGAGCTTGTGGCGCGCACGCTGCCCGAAGTCGAACTCGAAGGCTTCGATAGCGAGTTCGAAGCACTGGCCGCGGTAGAGGCCGGGAATGCCGAGGCCTATTTCGGCGACGCGGCGCGCGCATCGTTCTGGCTCAATGAAAACCCGGATTGTTGCAGCTTTGCGGGCGAACCTTATTTCCGCCCGGACCTGTTCGGCGCGGGGCTCTCGGTCGCGGTCCCGGCGGGCCTCGACAATGTGCGCGTTGCGATCAATTGGGCCCTGATGCGGCTCCAGCGCGAGGGACGGCTGGACGAGATCTATCTGCGCTGGTTCCCAGTGAGCTTCTATTGA
- a CDS encoding tellurite resistance TerB family protein has protein sequence MQLSPTDALVQIMVMTAVSDKDVTDREMDRFAALISRWPVFESFDISRLPEVASSCVETINMAGLDALLGQIAETLEPRLQETAYAIAVEIATVDLWLNQEELRMLEMIRDAFSIDRLTTAAIETSARIRHRRL, from the coding sequence ATGCAGCTTTCCCCCACCGACGCCCTGGTCCAGATCATGGTGATGACCGCGGTTTCCGACAAGGACGTGACGGACCGTGAGATGGATCGCTTCGCGGCTCTCATCAGCCGCTGGCCGGTGTTCGAAAGCTTCGACATTTCGCGCCTACCCGAGGTCGCCTCCTCTTGCGTTGAAACCATCAACATGGCGGGGCTCGATGCCCTGCTCGGCCAGATCGCCGAAACGCTGGAACCACGGCTGCAGGAGACGGCCTATGCCATCGCCGTCGAAATCGCTACCGTCGACCTGTGGCTCAACCAGGAAGAGTTGCGGATGCTGGAAATGATCCGCGATGCGTTTTCGATCGATCGGCTGACGACGGCGGCAATCGAAACCTCGGCCCGTATCCGCCACCGGCGGCTGTAA
- a CDS encoding lysine--tRNA ligase, whose translation MSHTLPPLDPDAIVAATKARAWPFEEARKVVKRAEKLGKDEVIFETGYGPSGLPHIGTFGEVMRTTMVRTAFRLLTGDSIKTRLICFSDDMDGMRKIPDNVPSKEALEPFLQKPLTAVPDPWTNEFASFGDHNNAMLRRFLDTFGFDYEFASATDYYKSGKFDDMLLRTLERYDDIMGVMLPTLGAERQATYSPILPISPISGRVLYVPMKEVNAQDGTVTFEDEDGRDVTIPVTGGNVKLQWKPDFGMRWAALGVDFEMFGKDHQTNQVVYDRICAILGGTPPEHYVYELFLDEEGQKISKSKGNGITIDEWLTYASSESLALFMFQKPRTAKRLYFDVIPKAVDEYFSFAASAQKQDAAALLENPAFHIHSGRPPAYDMPVSFALLLNLATASNPENREVMWGFISAYAPGVTPQTHPHLDALVGYAIRYFHDFVKKNYRAPDDVERTALQSLSAKLATLPEGSDGETIQNAALDVAREIERYQDHSRTGPHGGPGVSGAFFQMIYQVLIGQERGPRFGSFAALYGVENTRALIERALRGELTGIESPV comes from the coding sequence GTGTCCCACACCCTGCCCCCGCTCGATCCCGATGCCATCGTTGCTGCCACGAAGGCCCGCGCCTGGCCGTTCGAAGAAGCACGCAAGGTGGTGAAACGGGCTGAAAAGCTGGGCAAGGACGAGGTGATCTTCGAAACCGGTTACGGCCCTTCGGGACTGCCCCATATCGGCACCTTCGGGGAAGTGATGCGCACCACCATGGTGCGCACTGCGTTTCGCCTTCTCACGGGCGATAGCATCAAGACCCGGCTGATCTGCTTTTCCGACGACATGGACGGGATGCGCAAGATTCCGGACAATGTGCCGTCCAAGGAAGCGCTCGAGCCGTTCCTGCAAAAGCCGTTGACCGCGGTGCCCGACCCCTGGACCAACGAGTTCGCGAGCTTTGGCGATCACAACAACGCGATGCTGCGCCGTTTCCTTGATACGTTCGGGTTCGATTACGAATTCGCCAGCGCCACCGACTATTATAAGTCCGGCAAGTTCGACGACATGCTGCTGCGCACGCTTGAGCGCTATGACGATATCATGGGCGTGATGCTGCCGACGCTTGGCGCGGAGCGGCAGGCTACCTATTCGCCCATCCTGCCGATTTCGCCCATTTCCGGTCGTGTGCTCTATGTGCCCATGAAGGAGGTCAATGCCCAGGATGGCACCGTGACCTTCGAAGACGAAGACGGCCGCGATGTCACAATTCCCGTCACTGGCGGCAACGTTAAGCTGCAGTGGAAGCCCGATTTCGGCATGCGCTGGGCGGCGCTCGGCGTAGATTTCGAAATGTTCGGCAAGGACCACCAGACCAATCAGGTGGTTTACGACCGGATTTGCGCCATACTGGGCGGCACGCCGCCCGAGCACTATGTCTATGAGCTGTTCCTCGATGAGGAAGGTCAGAAGATTTCCAAGTCCAAGGGCAATGGGATCACCATCGATGAATGGCTGACCTACGCTTCTTCGGAGAGCCTGGCGCTGTTCATGTTCCAGAAGCCCCGGACAGCCAAGCGGCTCTATTTCGATGTGATCCCCAAGGCGGTGGACGAGTACTTCTCCTTTGCGGCGTCGGCTCAAAAGCAGGATGCGGCTGCATTGCTGGAAAACCCGGCCTTTCATATCCATTCGGGGCGCCCGCCGGCCTATGACATGCCGGTGAGCTTTGCGCTGCTGCTCAATCTTGCGACCGCGTCCAACCCGGAAAATCGCGAAGTGATGTGGGGGTTCATTTCGGCCTATGCGCCGGGCGTGACGCCTCAAACCCACCCGCATCTGGATGCGCTGGTCGGCTATGCCATCCGCTATTTCCATGATTTCGTTAAGAAAAATTACCGCGCCCCGGACGATGTGGAGCGCACAGCGCTCCAAAGCCTGTCGGCAAAGCTGGCTACCTTGCCCGAGGGCTCGGATGGGGAAACGATCCAGAACGCGGCGCTCGATGTGGCACGCGAGATCGAGCGATATCAGGACCATTCCCGCACCGGTCCCCATGGCGGGCCGGGAGTTTCTGGAGCATTCTTCCAGATGATCTATCAGGTGCTGATCGGCCAGGAGCGCGGGCCGCGCTTCGGCTCGTTCGCAGCCCTCTACGGCGTTGAAAATACACGGGCTTTAATCGAGCGGGCTCTTAGGGGTGAGTTGACCGGTATTGAATCGCCGGTTTAG
- a CDS encoding helix-turn-helix transcriptional regulator — protein sequence MLSHRAIWEALDRLADRHGLSASGLAKLAGLDATAFNPSKRVSKDGRERWPSTESIAKVLEATNESFDSLLSGGLAYTQTGGNGRAVPLLGFAQAGSGGYFDSAGFPVGQGWDEVRFPGLGDGTAYALEVTGDSMQPLYRDGDYIIVSPTEQLRRGDRVVVRTIGGEVMAKILHRRTEKQIELHSINPDHAPRVFKPEEIDWIARILWASQ from the coding sequence ATGTTGTCTCATCGCGCCATATGGGAAGCTCTCGACAGGCTGGCCGACCGCCATGGCCTGTCCGCTTCGGGCCTTGCCAAGCTCGCGGGGCTTGATGCGACTGCGTTCAACCCCTCCAAGCGCGTGAGCAAGGACGGGCGGGAGCGCTGGCCTTCCACCGAATCGATCGCCAAGGTTCTCGAGGCGACGAACGAGAGTTTCGATTCCCTGCTCTCGGGCGGGCTCGCCTACACACAGACGGGCGGCAATGGCAGAGCCGTGCCGCTTCTCGGTTTCGCCCAGGCGGGTTCTGGCGGCTATTTCGATTCGGCGGGCTTTCCCGTCGGCCAGGGCTGGGACGAAGTGCGCTTTCCCGGCCTGGGCGACGGAACGGCCTATGCGCTGGAAGTCACCGGGGATTCCATGCAGCCTCTTTACCGCGATGGGGATTACATCATCGTCTCGCCCACCGAGCAGCTCCGGCGTGGCGACCGCGTGGTGGTGCGCACCATTGGCGGGGAAGTGATGGCCAAGATCCTGCACCGGCGCACCGAAAAGCAGATCGAGTTGCACTCGATCAATCCCGACCACGCTCCGCGCGTCTTCAAGCCCGAGGAGATCGACTGGATCGCCCGGATTCTTTGGGCCAGTCAGTAA
- a CDS encoding DUF952 domain-containing protein has translation MAEPIYKIASIQDWAKARAAGFLAGTPVDLADGYIHFSTAGQLAETLEKHYRGQSGLVLATIDPDLLGADLRWEPSRGGQLFPHLYAHLPMSAVIAERELAARTDGGFDLPEIG, from the coding sequence ATGGCCGAACCGATCTACAAAATCGCCTCTATCCAGGATTGGGCAAAAGCCAGGGCCGCAGGGTTCCTTGCCGGCACGCCGGTCGATCTTGCCGACGGCTACATCCACTTCTCGACCGCCGGCCAATTGGCCGAAACGCTTGAAAAGCACTATCGCGGACAATCGGGACTGGTGCTGGCCACCATCGATCCCGACCTTCTGGGCGCCGATCTGCGCTGGGAGCCCTCACGCGGAGGGCAGTTGTTTCCCCATCTCTACGCACACCTGCCCATGTCGGCGGTCATCGCCGAACGCGAACTCGCTGCCCGGACCGATGGCGGGTTCGACCTGCCGGAGATCGGCTGA
- a CDS encoding quinone-dependent dihydroorotate dehydrogenase gives MGLGDLFRGPGMQRFAQDMLMRMDAETAHRATINALKFGLAPSGAPSPANLETRFLGLNLANPLGMAAGFDKNAEVFGPLSKVGFGFVEVGTLTPRPQHGNPTPRVFRIPEAMGVVNRLGFNNEGHEAALERLKGRAPAPVVGVNIGANKASTDFVADYVAGVKAFSPVADYLAVNISSPNTPGLRDLQAEHAFGSLIGAVLEARATQSRQPPILVKIAPDLDETQMDAIARVVLASGVDGLIVSNTTISRDAVAGLANANEAGGLSGKPLFNLATRRLAQMRQRLGPDFPLIGVGGVHSAQSAIAKFEAGANVVQLYSALVYGGLEMIDEIKAGLSHEVAARGYAHVAELTNTAVADWAEGRRMI, from the coding sequence ATGGGGCTGGGCGATCTGTTTCGCGGCCCCGGCATGCAACGGTTCGCGCAGGACATGCTCATGCGCATGGACGCCGAGACCGCGCACCGGGCGACGATCAACGCGCTCAAATTCGGGCTGGCCCCGTCCGGCGCTCCGTCCCCGGCCAATCTTGAAACGCGTTTTTTGGGGCTGAACCTCGCCAACCCGTTGGGCATGGCCGCAGGCTTCGACAAGAACGCGGAGGTCTTCGGGCCGCTCTCCAAGGTCGGGTTCGGCTTTGTGGAGGTCGGGACGCTCACCCCGCGCCCGCAACATGGCAACCCAACGCCCCGCGTCTTTCGCATTCCCGAGGCGATGGGAGTGGTCAACCGCCTCGGCTTCAACAATGAAGGCCATGAGGCGGCGCTTGAGCGCCTCAAAGGGCGGGCGCCGGCGCCGGTGGTCGGGGTCAATATCGGGGCCAATAAGGCGAGCACCGATTTCGTGGCCGACTATGTCGCCGGCGTAAAAGCCTTCTCCCCGGTGGCCGACTATCTGGCCGTCAATATTTCCTCGCCCAACACACCGGGCCTGCGCGATCTGCAGGCCGAGCACGCCTTTGGCAGCCTGATCGGCGCGGTGCTGGAGGCACGCGCCACCCAGTCGCGCCAGCCCCCGATTCTCGTCAAGATCGCTCCTGATCTGGACGAAACGCAGATGGATGCGATCGCCCGCGTGGTTCTGGCGAGCGGGGTGGACGGGCTGATCGTTTCTAACACCACGATCTCGCGCGATGCGGTGGCGGGCCTTGCAAACGCCAATGAGGCCGGTGGGTTGTCCGGCAAGCCGCTGTTCAATCTCGCCACCCGGAGACTGGCGCAGATGCGTCAGCGGCTTGGCCCGGATTTTCCGCTCATTGGCGTTGGCGGCGTCCATTCCGCCCAAAGCGCCATTGCCAAATTCGAGGCCGGCGCCAATGTGGTCCAGCTTTATTCAGCGCTTGTCTATGGAGGGCTCGAGATGATCGACGAGATCAAGGCCGGCCTCTCCCACGAGGTCGCCGCGCGCGGATATGCCCATGTTGCCGAGCTTACCAATACGGCGGTTGCCGATTGGGCCGAAGGGCGGCGCATGATTTAG
- a CDS encoding MATE family efflux transporter has product MDSRVHPFEIRHRDVWGIAIPASVAFITEPVAGVVDTAVIGQLGDAGLLGGLSLGAVAFSIIFALAFFLRFGTAGLTAQAVGARDPHDGLLHMARAMVVAVVMGLALLALSLPLLSVFEIALAPPAQSAGAFADYVLIRMVSVPFVLINFVLLGWFYGRADARTGMWLQILINVVNIILSILFVQGFGWGVSGAAWGTVIGQIIAAILGLSIAVRHYGGLRPILAIATPTALFDLAAVRRMIGISRDLIIRSAALMAAFAYFAAQGARVDEVALSANAILMQLFSISAFFLDGLATAVEQLCGRAVGARWRPAFEKAIRMGLGWGLVIAGALSMLLFAGGWIAIDFMTTSEPVREMARVYLAMAALTPLTGMPAFVYDGVMIGATLNVTMRNGMVVSLLVYLATAVLLQPILGLWGLWLALHVLLLVRAAIYAWAIEKRKPELFA; this is encoded by the coding sequence ATGGATTCCCGCGTCCATCCTTTCGAAATCCGTCATCGCGATGTCTGGGGCATCGCGATTCCGGCTTCGGTTGCCTTCATTACCGAACCGGTGGCCGGCGTCGTCGACACGGCGGTCATCGGGCAATTGGGCGATGCCGGGCTTCTGGGCGGGTTGTCGCTGGGGGCCGTGGCCTTTTCCATCATCTTCGCCCTCGCCTTTTTCCTGCGTTTCGGCACGGCAGGGTTGACGGCCCAGGCGGTCGGCGCACGCGATCCCCATGACGGGCTGCTGCACATGGCGCGCGCCATGGTCGTTGCCGTGGTCATGGGGCTGGCGCTTCTGGCGCTGTCGCTGCCGCTTCTTTCAGTCTTCGAAATCGCGCTGGCTCCGCCGGCCCAGTCGGCCGGAGCCTTTGCTGATTATGTCTTGATCCGCATGGTATCGGTGCCTTTCGTGCTCATCAATTTCGTGCTGCTGGGCTGGTTCTATGGCCGGGCCGATGCGCGGACCGGCATGTGGCTGCAAATCCTCATCAACGTGGTCAACATCATCCTCTCGATCCTGTTCGTGCAGGGTTTCGGCTGGGGGGTATCGGGTGCGGCCTGGGGCACGGTCATCGGTCAGATCATCGCCGCAATCCTCGGTCTTTCGATCGCCGTGCGCCACTATGGCGGGCTCAGACCCATTCTCGCCATCGCGACCCCCACCGCGCTGTTCGATCTTGCCGCCGTCCGCCGCATGATCGGGATCAGCCGCGATCTCATCATCCGCTCGGCTGCCCTGATGGCCGCCTTTGCCTATTTCGCCGCCCAGGGCGCGCGGGTGGACGAGGTGGCGCTATCGGCCAATGCTATCCTCATGCAGCTCTTTTCGATTTCCGCCTTCTTCCTGGACGGGCTGGCTACCGCCGTCGAACAGCTCTGCGGCAGGGCGGTCGGTGCCCGCTGGCGCCCCGCCTTCGAAAAAGCCATTCGCATGGGACTTGGTTGGGGGCTGGTGATCGCCGGAGCGCTTTCGATGCTGCTGTTTGCCGGCGGCTGGATCGCCATCGATTTCATGACCACCAGCGAGCCGGTACGGGAGATGGCCCGCGTCTACCTGGCGATGGCGGCGCTGACCCCGCTCACCGGCATGCCCGCCTTCGTCTATGACGGGGTGATGATCGGGGCGACGCTCAACGTCACCATGCGCAACGGCATGGTGGTTTCGCTCTTGGTTTATCTGGCGACCGCCGTGCTGTTGCAGCCGATCCTGGGCCTTTGGGGCCTGTGGCTCGCGTTGCATGTGCTCTTGCTGGTCCGCGCCGCGATCTATGCCTGGGCGATAGAAAAGCGAAAGCCCGAACTTTTCGCCTAG
- a CDS encoding SDR family NAD(P)-dependent oxidoreductase — MPPVIFITGATSGFGAATARHFAHNGWKVIATGRRRERLAELEAEFPEIVHGIEMDLTDKASIKHAVAAIPENFKPITCLFNNGGLALGTGAIPDIDTDQWQTMIDTNIVGLLHTTLEVLPLVKQVGRGASIINVGSIAGRFPYTGGNVYGATKAFVHQFSMNLRTDTMGTGIRVTSLEPGHAKSEFTAVRTGGDFEANEKMYADNEPLLPEDIAQTVWWLANLPAHVNVNSIEIMPVCQVPTRPVILNKDAFQN, encoded by the coding sequence ATGCCGCCCGTCATCTTCATCACCGGTGCCACCTCGGGTTTCGGCGCCGCCACCGCGCGTCATTTCGCCCACAATGGCTGGAAAGTCATCGCAACCGGCCGGCGGCGCGAGCGGCTGGCGGAGCTGGAAGCCGAGTTCCCCGAGATCGTCCACGGCATCGAGATGGACCTGACCGACAAGGCATCGATCAAGCATGCCGTCGCGGCCATCCCTGAAAACTTCAAACCCATTACGTGCCTGTTCAACAATGGCGGGTTGGCATTGGGCACGGGCGCCATTCCCGACATCGACACCGATCAGTGGCAGACCATGATCGACACCAATATCGTGGGCCTGCTGCACACCACGCTCGAGGTGTTGCCGCTGGTCAAACAGGTGGGGCGCGGCGCCTCGATCATCAATGTGGGGTCCATTGCCGGACGCTTCCCCTATACCGGCGGCAACGTCTATGGCGCGACCAAGGCGTTCGTGCATCAGTTCTCGATGAACCTCAGGACCGACACCATGGGCACGGGCATCCGCGTCACCTCGCTCGAACCGGGCCACGCCAAGTCCGAATTCACCGCCGTGCGCACAGGCGGGGATTTCGAGGCCAATGAGAAGATGTATGCGGACAACGAGCCGCTGCTGCCCGAGGATATCGCCCAGACCGTGTGGTGGCTCGCCAATCTGCCCGCCCATGTGAACGTCAACTCGATCGAGATCATGCCCGTCTGCCAGGTGCCGACGCGGCCCGTGATTCTCAACAAGGACGCGTTCCAGAACTAG
- a CDS encoding DUF6460 domain-containing protein, which translates to MSPETMDKRETNQRRGWLESFLGGTPGRVVVRLILMSLVVGFLMSVLGLSPQAIFSAIEGFINSIFDNGFEVLRSGFAYVLTGAVIVLPLWFLGRLMSAGRRR; encoded by the coding sequence ATGAGCCCCGAGACTATGGACAAGCGCGAGACAAATCAAAGACGCGGATGGCTGGAATCGTTCCTTGGCGGCACGCCGGGCCGGGTGGTCGTGCGGCTGATCCTGATGAGCCTTGTCGTCGGTTTCCTGATGTCGGTGCTCGGGCTCAGCCCGCAGGCGATCTTTTCGGCCATCGAAGGGTTCATCAATTCGATCTTCGACAATGGCTTTGAAGTGCTGCGCAGCGGCTTCGCCTATGTGCTGACCGGCGCGGTGATCGTTTTGCCGCTCTGGTTCCTGGGCCGGCTGATGTCGGCCGGGCGGCGGCGCTGA